Proteins from a genomic interval of Oceanispirochaeta crateris:
- a CDS encoding AI-2E family transporter yields the protein MKIALNTVLLGILTVIALGAVLHILQPVFLPLVIAILMSFVLSPLVTIFHKKIPRILAVLLVICILMVSLYAIGWFFYSRITTFISVIGYYQNRFNLIMSELVSRYKLPPDVLDAIEFSGGIRSGLYNISISFVNFAGQLILVVFFIVFMLLENPLSERKIKMAFPEQNVQIRFAGIIRTISTQIARYLTIKLGISIATGALVAMTLYFIGLDFYLMWGFLAILFNFIPNIGSTIIMIATILMSFIQFYPDWNPILASLIFMPLIQMVLGNFLDPKLQGNQLDLSPVIILISLVFWGWIWGISGMFLAVPLAETIKIICANIDILKPVSILMSSGKSLKQSAPVVVVDSVEQIENENKESS from the coding sequence ATGAAAATTGCATTGAATACGGTATTGCTTGGTATACTGACGGTTATAGCTCTGGGAGCGGTATTGCATATTCTTCAGCCCGTTTTCCTCCCCCTTGTGATCGCCATACTCATGTCTTTTGTATTGTCGCCCCTTGTGACTATTTTTCATAAGAAGATACCCCGTATCCTTGCCGTTTTGCTGGTGATCTGTATTCTCATGGTCAGTCTCTATGCCATCGGCTGGTTTTTTTATTCCAGAATTACAACATTTATTTCTGTCATCGGATATTATCAAAATCGTTTTAATCTCATTATGAGTGAACTCGTCAGCCGCTATAAACTGCCTCCCGACGTTCTGGATGCCATTGAGTTTTCAGGAGGAATCCGTTCGGGGCTCTATAATATTTCCATTTCTTTTGTAAACTTTGCAGGTCAGCTCATCCTCGTTGTCTTTTTTATAGTGTTCATGCTTCTTGAAAATCCCCTATCGGAACGGAAGATTAAGATGGCTTTTCCCGAACAGAATGTGCAGATTCGTTTTGCGGGGATCATCCGGACCATCAGTACTCAGATCGCCCGGTATCTGACTATCAAGCTGGGGATCAGTATTGCCACAGGCGCTCTCGTGGCAATGACTCTCTATTTTATAGGCCTGGATTTCTATCTTATGTGGGGTTTCTTGGCTATCTTATTCAACTTTATCCCCAATATCGGCTCTACCATCATTATGATAGCCACTATTCTCATGTCCTTTATTCAATTTTACCCCGATTGGAACCCCATTCTGGCGTCTTTGATCTTCATGCCTCTTATTCAGATGGTTCTTGGAAATTTCCTGGATCCGAAGTTGCAGGGAAATCAGCTGGATCTCTCCCCGGTTATCATTCTGATCTCCCTGGTTTTCTGGGGATGGATCTGGGGGATCTCTGGCATGTTTCTAGCCGTGCCTCTGGCGGAAACCATTAAAATCATCTGTGCCAATATCGATATTCTGAAGCCTGTCAGTATTCTGATGAGTAGTGGTAAGTCCCTGAAACAGAGTGCTCCTGTGGTTGTTGTGGACAGTGTTGAACAAATAGAAAATGAAAATAAGGAATCATCATGA
- the yihA gene encoding ribosome biogenesis GTP-binding protein YihA/YsxC: protein MTDINFNTIKFIKSAPYVKGLPPEKGIEIAFAGRSNAGKSSALNALANRKSLAKTSSVPGKTQHINIFRLNEDLHIADLPGYGFAKVPPREKKRWQEEMTDYILNRESLKGIVLLMDIRHPLTELDRAMLDLAVQGGREVHIVLSKADKLKSGARSKTLSEMNKALRGLTVPWSIQTLSAVKKEGVKELRDQIVFWYEAE, encoded by the coding sequence GTGACAGACATAAACTTTAATACCATTAAATTCATCAAGAGCGCCCCCTATGTGAAGGGCCTTCCTCCCGAAAAAGGAATCGAGATAGCCTTTGCCGGACGCTCCAACGCAGGTAAATCCAGCGCTCTGAACGCCCTGGCCAATCGCAAGAGCCTTGCCAAGACATCATCGGTACCAGGAAAAACCCAACATATCAATATTTTCCGTCTGAATGAAGACCTTCATATAGCCGACCTACCCGGCTATGGTTTTGCCAAGGTCCCCCCCAGAGAAAAAAAACGCTGGCAGGAAGAGATGACTGATTATATCCTCAACAGGGAGAGCCTGAAAGGGATTGTTTTATTAATGGATATCCGTCATCCCCTGACAGAGTTAGACCGTGCCATGCTTGACCTGGCAGTCCAAGGTGGCAGAGAAGTACACATTGTTCTGAGTAAGGCTGATAAATTGAAAAGCGGAGCCAGATCAAAGACTCTCAGCGAAATGAATAAAGCTCTCAGGGGACTAACAGTGCCCTGGAGTATTCAGACTCTTTCGGCTGTCAAAAAGGAAGGAGTCAAAGAGCTTCGGGACCAGATTGTTTTCTGGTATGAGGCAGAATAA
- a CDS encoding shikimate kinase, producing MPVIALGGIKHTGKSTVGKIVSQRLALPFHDLDDLILKDLPPRWSIRKWYREKGEQEFRNKESVALAQYLKEEDQKGMRILALGGATLENPQALNLLKGSDTEIYILDEEVEILYHRIIKRGIPPFLDPLNPEESFRKMYTTRKQTLLNQGDYIINIHGMDQTNAAEHLIRLIRSKYGR from the coding sequence ATGCCCGTAATAGCCCTAGGGGGAATCAAACATACAGGAAAATCCACTGTTGGAAAGATCGTGTCACAAAGACTGGCCCTTCCCTTTCATGACCTGGATGACCTGATACTCAAAGACCTCCCTCCCCGATGGTCCATCCGCAAATGGTACAGAGAAAAGGGAGAGCAGGAGTTCCGAAATAAAGAGAGTGTGGCCCTGGCTCAGTATCTTAAAGAAGAGGATCAAAAAGGCATGAGGATACTGGCATTAGGCGGTGCCACTCTGGAAAATCCACAAGCCCTCAATCTCCTCAAAGGGTCAGATACTGAGATCTATATTCTGGATGAAGAAGTTGAGATTCTCTACCACAGGATCATTAAAAGGGGAATTCCTCCCTTCCTGGACCCCTTAAATCCAGAAGAATCATTTAGAAAAATGTACACCACAAGAAAACAGACCCTGCTGAACCAGGGAGATTATATCATCAACATTCACGGCATGGATCAGACGAATGCAGCAGAGCATCTGATCCGGCTGATCAGGAGTAAGTATGGCAGGTAA
- the aroC gene encoding chorismate synthase has protein sequence MAGNSFGTAFRISTFGESHGEGVGVIIDGVPPGLPISEEDIQPEMDRRKPGQSDLTTPRKESDTVIIQSGVFEGRATGTPLMIILHNTNTISSDYDDVKDKYRPGHADYTYQQKYGIRDWRGSGRASGRETAGRVAAGAIARKILSLQGIRIKAYTLAAAGITCENYVPEQIEKNPMRACDPVAAKKMVAVIESLKDRGNSAGGIIECRIEGVPPGLGEPVFDKLEADLGKAILSIGAVKGFEIGEGFKVADMFGSEHNDEMSENGFLTNHAGGITGGISTGQDIIFRAAVKPTASISALQHTVKMTGEEAEIRTEGRHDPIICPRIIPVMEAMAAIVLVDHLLRLGAQKSLQMS, from the coding sequence ATGGCAGGTAATAGCTTTGGAACAGCCTTCAGAATAAGCACCTTTGGGGAATCCCATGGTGAGGGCGTAGGAGTCATCATCGATGGCGTCCCCCCGGGTCTCCCTATCAGCGAGGAAGACATCCAGCCGGAAATGGACCGTAGAAAACCAGGTCAGTCCGACCTCACTACTCCGCGCAAGGAGAGTGATACCGTAATCATTCAGAGCGGTGTTTTTGAAGGCCGGGCCACAGGCACCCCCCTTATGATTATTTTGCACAACACCAATACAATTTCCAGCGACTATGATGACGTAAAGGACAAATACAGACCCGGACATGCCGATTATACATATCAGCAGAAGTACGGAATACGTGACTGGAGGGGCAGCGGCAGAGCCTCAGGCAGGGAGACCGCAGGCCGGGTTGCAGCCGGGGCTATCGCCAGAAAAATTCTGAGTCTCCAGGGAATTCGCATCAAGGCCTACACCCTCGCGGCAGCAGGAATCACCTGCGAGAACTATGTTCCCGAACAGATTGAAAAGAACCCCATGAGAGCCTGCGATCCCGTAGCGGCCAAAAAGATGGTGGCTGTCATTGAATCCCTAAAAGACAGGGGCAACAGCGCCGGAGGCATAATAGAATGCCGAATTGAAGGGGTACCACCCGGATTGGGTGAACCAGTTTTCGATAAGCTGGAAGCCGATCTTGGCAAGGCAATCCTTTCCATAGGGGCTGTAAAAGGCTTCGAAATTGGGGAAGGATTTAAGGTGGCCGATATGTTCGGTTCGGAACACAATGACGAAATGTCTGAAAATGGATTTTTGACGAATCATGCCGGTGGTATTACCGGGGGAATCTCAACGGGGCAGGACATCATATTTAGAGCCGCCGTAAAACCCACAGCCTCAATTTCGGCCCTGCAGCATACCGTAAAGATGACTGGTGAAGAGGCAGAAATCAGAACCGAAGGGCGGCATGATCCCATCATCTGTCCTCGTATCATCCCTGTGATGGAGGCCATGGCAGCTATCGTACTAGTTGACCATTTACTCAGACTGGGAGCACAGAAGAGCCTTCAGATGAGCTGA
- a CDS encoding class I SAM-dependent methyltransferase: protein MDFYTILSEFYDEIFPQSEDSVDFVLQRVDSGATLLDAGCGTGEFVRKLRHKGILARGFDLDESMIHEAERRLVRDPGPSMMEKTGVFQAGNLVDMEQLYPQQSFECISCLGNTLIHIPFNLQFQFLQDAGKKLNKSGILVLQILNYINILDGGMTFPLIETEHCLFRRRYESGPTEGMLYFMTELEVKETGQIFENSIIHYPLMPETLMAALSMSGFAEWNTYGSYKGAGAGADQLPLIVAAGVS from the coding sequence ATGGATTTTTATACAATTCTTTCTGAGTTCTACGATGAAATATTTCCACAGTCTGAAGACAGTGTTGATTTTGTATTGCAAAGAGTCGATTCAGGTGCCACTCTGCTCGATGCCGGTTGCGGAACAGGGGAATTCGTCAGGAAGCTCAGACACAAAGGTATCCTGGCCCGAGGATTTGATCTGGATGAATCTATGATTCATGAAGCAGAAAGAAGACTCGTAAGAGATCCTGGACCTTCAATGATGGAAAAAACTGGGGTATTTCAAGCCGGGAATCTGGTTGATATGGAACAGCTGTACCCTCAGCAGAGCTTTGAATGCATCAGCTGTCTGGGCAATACTCTGATTCATATCCCGTTTAATCTTCAGTTTCAGTTCCTCCAGGATGCTGGCAAAAAGTTGAACAAGTCGGGTATACTTGTTCTTCAGATTCTGAACTATATCAATATTCTAGATGGTGGAATGACATTCCCACTTATTGAGACAGAACACTGTCTCTTTAGACGAAGATACGAATCCGGTCCTACGGAAGGAATGCTTTATTTTATGACTGAACTTGAAGTTAAAGAGACCGGTCAGATTTTTGAAAACAGTATTATCCATTATCCCCTTATGCCCGAAACCCTAATGGCCGCATTGAGCATGTCCGGCTTTGCCGAATGGAATACATACGGTTCATACAAGGGTGCTGGAGCGGGAGCAGATCAACTGCCACTGATCGTAGCAGCAGGTGTTTCCTAG
- the rd gene encoding rubredoxin — translation MKYVCDVCGYIYDPEDGDPDNGVAAGTAFKDIPEDWVCPLCGAEKSDFSPND, via the coding sequence ATGAAATACGTATGCGATGTATGCGGCTATATTTACGATCCTGAAGATGGTGATCCTGACAACGGTGTAGCTGCCGGAACAGCATTCAAAGACATCCCCGAAGATTGGGTATGCCCCCTTTGTGGAGCTGAAAAATCTGATTTTTCACCCAACGACTGA
- a CDS encoding desulfoferrodoxin, whose translation MIAKGQVYKCEECGNIVEVLTVGGGELVCCGQPMVLLDEKTADSSTEKHVPVIESISGGYKVTVGSTLHPMTEEHSIQWIELIADGKSYKQFLKPGDQPVAEFMVKASKVTAREYCNLHGLWKS comes from the coding sequence ATGATTGCTAAAGGTCAAGTGTATAAGTGTGAAGAGTGCGGTAATATTGTCGAAGTTCTTACTGTTGGCGGCGGTGAACTGGTTTGCTGCGGACAGCCAATGGTTCTTCTGGATGAGAAGACAGCCGATTCTTCAACAGAAAAGCATGTTCCTGTGATTGAATCTATCAGTGGCGGATATAAAGTTACTGTGGGAAGCACTCTGCATCCTATGACAGAAGAACATTCCATTCAGTGGATAGAATTGATTGCCGACGGTAAATCCTACAAACAGTTCCTTAAACCAGGGGATCAGCCAGTGGCCGAGTTCATGGTAAAAGCCTCCAAGGTAACTGCTCGAGAGTATTGCAACCTGCATGGTCTCTGGAAAAGTTAA
- the rbr gene encoding rubrerythrin, translated as MASLKGTKTEKNILTAFCGESQARNRYTYFVKQAKKEGFEQVAWVFEETANQEKEHAKRLFKLLEGGEVEITGSFPAGVIGTTSENLAEGAAGEHYEWTTMYPEFSATAKEEGFSEIAVIFDSIAIAEKQHEKRYLDLKKNIDNGTVFEKDAPVVWRCMNCGYIYEGKKAPNKCPACAHPQAHFEVLGENW; from the coding sequence ATGGCAAGTCTTAAAGGAACTAAAACCGAAAAAAACATTCTCACCGCATTCTGCGGGGAGTCACAGGCTAGAAATAGATATACATATTTTGTTAAACAGGCAAAAAAAGAAGGATTCGAACAGGTAGCCTGGGTATTCGAAGAAACAGCAAATCAGGAAAAAGAACACGCAAAGAGACTTTTTAAGCTTCTTGAAGGCGGAGAAGTAGAGATTACTGGCAGCTTTCCCGCTGGTGTTATTGGGACAACCTCTGAAAACCTGGCAGAAGGTGCTGCTGGGGAACATTACGAATGGACAACCATGTACCCCGAGTTCTCTGCAACTGCAAAAGAAGAGGGCTTTTCTGAAATCGCTGTGATCTTTGATTCTATCGCCATAGCCGAAAAACAGCATGAAAAAAGATATTTGGATTTAAAGAAGAATATCGATAATGGAACAGTCTTTGAAAAAGATGCGCCTGTTGTTTGGCGATGCATGAACTGTGGTTATATCTATGAAGGAAAAAAAGCTCCCAATAAGTGTCCTGCCTGTGCACACCCTCAGGCCCATTTTGAAGTTCTGGGTGAAAACTGGTAA
- a CDS encoding Fur family transcriptional regulator has product MDNLRMTTQRKIILEALKKSQSHPSADRVYEFVRGEIPNISLGTVYRNLEIMYRQGMIVRIETPDGQKRFDYDTSNHPHFRCEECGKIEDIPLPLTAPPLDPRSEWVSKRKILSSTVNYQGLCSDCISKA; this is encoded by the coding sequence ATGGATAATCTAAGGATGACAACTCAGAGGAAAATAATTCTCGAAGCTCTTAAGAAGAGTCAGAGTCATCCTTCGGCAGATCGTGTTTATGAGTTTGTCAGAGGCGAAATTCCGAATATTAGCTTAGGGACTGTTTATAGGAATCTGGAAATTATGTATCGGCAAGGGATGATTGTCAGAATCGAGACACCCGATGGGCAGAAACGATTTGATTATGATACTTCAAATCATCCGCATTTTAGATGTGAAGAATGCGGTAAAATTGAAGATATACCTCTGCCTTTAACGGCTCCTCCGCTGGATCCCCGCAGCGAATGGGTCAGTAAGAGGAAGATCCTCTCGTCTACAGTGAATTATCAGGGTTTGTGTAGCGATTGCATTAGTAAAGCTTGA
- a CDS encoding ATP-binding protein yields the protein MFNQFKISLTLIEDSVLIFSIISVLVVTTSLIVLYYKNKYTSLVRKEFSRHNREERNLRERLNSIDSLLNSYPDPFVFKNSKGVYTWCNKALEKLWGMPKNRIIGSTPENLFPNESDEIRKMENMVNTRVRPLIKERKFTDKEGDTKTYEVSFLQMKDPETGKMGVLIHFKDISHYRDQLDILNDLYVSVKEDLQLRSDYYADFLRTGLPPLNQIIEDSDSLLHDDSNRVETRKKLERITSSGQEMNSTIRNLSFLAFPDKISALYEGNQEQPRNETRSLEDWQNQLVNRVRKFYQQQGFPFFVLLLGDVPESLNTRFTLLNELLERLIDNAEGLSHGGMYIIIKVHRVESLFFTMNITVRNLGPAIDATRREDIFKPFTRIILDRKGPGLGLTVARSLAEKMGGSLSCDPSCSDGARFLLSIPPVKGEGTVISGYRLGGGPGKESGAILIADDDSLFRKKLSSQLEQTGYSVDQAETGQEAVLKMKENDYFLVLVNDHLLTLSGLEILKQWKNGAFPRTNHCSLLTSSLISEKKDSNEYHLYSDAFEKPLNWDLFLDLLIKKQNSN from the coding sequence ATGTTTAATCAATTCAAAATATCTTTAACACTCATCGAAGACAGTGTTCTGATTTTTTCAATAATTTCTGTTCTGGTCGTTACAACCAGTCTTATCGTGTTGTATTACAAAAATAAGTATACCTCATTAGTTCGTAAAGAGTTTTCCCGCCATAATCGGGAAGAAAGAAATCTTCGTGAAAGACTGAATTCCATTGATAGTCTTCTAAACAGCTATCCCGATCCCTTCGTTTTTAAAAATAGTAAGGGAGTCTATACCTGGTGCAACAAGGCACTCGAAAAATTGTGGGGAATGCCAAAAAACCGGATTATTGGCTCGACACCGGAAAATCTATTTCCTAATGAGTCTGATGAGATTCGCAAGATGGAGAACATGGTCAATACCAGGGTGCGGCCCCTGATAAAAGAGAGGAAGTTTACCGATAAAGAGGGTGATACAAAAACCTACGAAGTCTCTTTTCTGCAAATGAAAGACCCTGAAACGGGGAAAATGGGTGTTCTCATACACTTCAAGGATATTAGTCATTACAGAGATCAGCTGGATATTCTCAATGATCTTTATGTTTCCGTCAAAGAGGACCTCCAGCTTCGCAGTGATTACTATGCCGATTTCCTGAGAACAGGACTCCCTCCGTTGAATCAAATCATAGAAGACAGTGATTCACTCTTGCATGATGATTCAAATCGCGTGGAGACCAGGAAAAAGTTGGAACGGATCACATCTTCAGGACAGGAAATGAATTCCACAATCCGTAACCTCTCATTCCTGGCTTTTCCGGATAAGATTTCGGCCTTATATGAAGGAAATCAAGAACAGCCGCGCAATGAAACACGTTCGCTGGAGGACTGGCAGAACCAACTGGTCAATCGGGTTCGCAAATTCTATCAGCAACAGGGATTTCCATTTTTTGTCCTCCTGCTGGGGGATGTTCCCGAATCACTGAATACCCGTTTTACCCTCCTGAATGAACTGCTGGAGAGGCTTATTGACAATGCGGAAGGACTCAGTCATGGAGGGATGTACATCATTATAAAAGTTCACCGAGTCGAATCACTATTTTTCACTATGAACATCACCGTCCGTAATTTAGGCCCTGCCATTGATGCGACTAGACGGGAGGATATCTTCAAACCCTTCACGCGCATCATTTTAGACAGGAAGGGGCCGGGACTGGGCTTGACTGTTGCCCGCAGTCTGGCAGAAAAAATGGGGGGAAGTCTTTCCTGTGATCCATCCTGCAGCGATGGCGCTAGATTTCTGCTTTCAATACCGCCGGTGAAAGGGGAGGGGACTGTCATTAGCGGTTATAGGCTGGGAGGAGGGCCTGGGAAGGAATCGGGTGCAATTCTGATTGCTGATGATGATTCTTTGTTCAGAAAAAAACTTTCAAGTCAGCTTGAACAGACCGGTTACAGTGTAGACCAGGCAGAAACAGGGCAGGAGGCAGTCCTTAAAATGAAAGAGAATGACTACTTTCTGGTTCTTGTAAATGATCACTTGCTCACCCTTTCAGGACTAGAAATCCTAAAACAGTGGAAAAATGGAGCCTTCCCGAGAACGAATCACTGTTCCCTCCTTACCTCTTCATTAATCAGTGAAAAGAAAGATTCCAACGAATATCATTTATATAGCGATGCCTTTGAAAAGCCTTTGAACTGGGACTTATTCCTCGATCTTTTGATTAAGAAGCAGAATTCAAACTGA
- a CDS encoding glycosyltransferase family 4 protein: MLHKKNNLFNICFISGKLGDVDGVSRETEKWISVLAGMGHGLYTVSGFYASEFTEVPYKQQLTIKDLSFSSPRQEYYENLVFPYLGENSTHLSEENLQLLQDELLEEGRKIAGVLYQFIQKNSIDMIIAENTNALPMTLLGAVAVNELVQTYKVAALFHHHDFWWERSRFCESHIEQLLNRIMPPRNISVEHVVTSSYAEHVLSSVKRVKPHIVPNCADFDHPPIKDNYNRQFREDFGFAEDDLLFVQPTRIVPRKRIEDSIRLMAQFSRKYSFLAHKIHFIITLHHSNEPDSPYLQNLISLAGSLDVHFHIITDRVYSCRTEKNGQRCYTNADVLINADLVTYLPAWEGFGNALLETIAARVPLVTTTYLIYKTDIRGSGIQPVEIRDRYDGQGNLIIDPSVLEEIYEVLTEEKIRNLRVGLSFKRAADEFGIHILKTRLASILDNYSDEIRASRRRLQISRQSYYV; the protein is encoded by the coding sequence ATGTTGCATAAGAAAAACAATTTATTCAATATTTGTTTTATCAGCGGGAAACTCGGGGATGTGGATGGTGTTTCCCGGGAAACTGAAAAATGGATCTCCGTGCTGGCCGGCATGGGGCATGGTCTGTATACTGTTTCAGGGTTCTATGCTTCAGAATTTACAGAGGTTCCATATAAGCAGCAATTGACCATAAAAGACCTCAGCTTTTCATCACCCCGTCAGGAGTATTATGAAAACCTTGTGTTTCCTTACCTCGGTGAAAACTCTACTCATTTATCAGAAGAAAATTTGCAGTTGCTTCAGGATGAGTTGCTAGAAGAAGGACGCAAAATAGCAGGGGTTCTATATCAATTTATTCAAAAAAACAGCATCGATATGATTATCGCAGAAAATACAAATGCCCTACCTATGACACTCTTAGGAGCCGTGGCTGTGAATGAGCTGGTTCAGACCTATAAAGTCGCCGCACTCTTTCATCACCATGATTTCTGGTGGGAAAGGAGCAGGTTCTGTGAAAGTCATATTGAGCAGTTATTGAATAGAATCATGCCGCCTAGAAATATTTCCGTTGAGCATGTGGTGACTTCCTCCTATGCGGAACATGTTCTCAGTTCTGTGAAAAGAGTAAAGCCTCATATCGTTCCCAATTGTGCCGATTTTGATCATCCTCCCATAAAAGACAATTACAATAGACAATTCAGAGAGGATTTTGGCTTCGCAGAGGATGATCTTCTCTTTGTTCAACCTACAAGAATTGTTCCCCGCAAAAGGATCGAGGATTCAATCAGGCTTATGGCTCAATTTTCTAGAAAGTACAGCTTCCTTGCGCATAAAATTCATTTCATTATTACCTTGCATCATAGTAATGAACCGGACAGCCCCTACCTTCAAAATCTTATCAGCTTGGCCGGGAGTTTAGATGTTCATTTCCATATAATCACAGATAGGGTCTACTCCTGTCGTACCGAAAAAAACGGTCAACGCTGTTATACAAATGCAGATGTCCTGATTAATGCGGATCTGGTCACCTATCTCCCGGCTTGGGAGGGGTTTGGTAATGCACTTCTCGAGACCATTGCTGCGAGAGTTCCCCTGGTGACAACCACATATCTTATCTATAAAACCGATATTAGGGGCAGTGGTATCCAACCTGTTGAAATAAGAGACAGATATGATGGTCAAGGGAATTTAATCATAGATCCTTCTGTGCTCGAAGAAATATATGAAGTTCTGACTGAAGAAAAAATCAGAAATCTAAGGGTAGGCCTCAGTTTTAAAAGAGCTGCAGATGAATTTGGAATTCACATTCTGAAAACCAGGCTAGCTAGTATTTTAGATAATTATTCTGATGAAATCAGGGCATCCAGGAGGCGATTGCAGATAAGTCGGCAATCCTATTATGTTTAA
- a CDS encoding ABC transporter ATP-binding protein, whose product MSNKDVLLEVKELKKYFQISKGGLFNQKKSYLKAVDGVSFEIKKGETFGLVGESGCGKSTTGRTILRLYEATGGEINFDGIDLAKVPEKDLKPFRKRIQMIFQDPYASLNSRMTVTDIIGEGISTHKIASGAERQERIYTLLNHVGLKREHANRYPHEFSGGQRQRVGIARALAVEPDLVICDEPISALDVSIQAQVVNMMEDLQNEMGLTYLFIAHDLSMVKHISDRIGVMYLGMLMEVCESEELYKNPLHPYTKALLSAIPIPDPKLTRKNKRVILPGDVMSPIDPPAGCRFASRCPLVQPVCKEQTPVLEEMAPGHHVACHVVKGSF is encoded by the coding sequence GTGAGTAATAAGGACGTCCTACTTGAAGTTAAAGAGCTAAAAAAGTATTTCCAAATCAGCAAAGGTGGATTGTTTAATCAGAAAAAATCCTATTTGAAGGCTGTTGACGGTGTTTCTTTTGAGATTAAAAAAGGCGAAACCTTCGGTCTCGTTGGAGAATCTGGTTGTGGTAAATCTACTACTGGACGGACAATCCTTCGTCTTTATGAGGCAACAGGTGGAGAAATCAATTTTGATGGTATCGATCTGGCGAAGGTGCCCGAAAAAGACCTGAAACCCTTCCGGAAACGGATTCAAATGATCTTTCAGGACCCCTATGCATCGCTGAACTCCAGAATGACAGTGACCGATATCATCGGTGAAGGGATTTCTACACATAAAATTGCCTCAGGTGCGGAACGACAGGAACGGATCTATACTCTTCTTAATCATGTTGGTCTCAAGAGAGAGCATGCCAACCGCTACCCTCATGAGTTTTCCGGAGGACAGAGGCAGAGGGTCGGCATTGCCCGTGCTCTGGCTGTAGAACCGGATCTTGTGATTTGTGATGAGCCAATTTCGGCCCTGGATGTTTCCATTCAGGCCCAGGTTGTGAATATGATGGAAGATCTGCAAAATGAAATGGGCCTGACCTATTTGTTTATCGCCCATGATCTATCCATGGTTAAACACATCTCCGATAGAATCGGAGTCATGTATCTTGGGATGCTCATGGAAGTTTGTGAAAGTGAAGAGCTGTACAAGAATCCTCTCCATCCCTACACAAAAGCCTTGCTCTCGGCCATCCCCATACCTGATCCCAAGTTGACCAGAAAGAATAAGAGGGTGATCCTGCCAGGTGATGTGATGAGTCCCATCGATCCGCCTGCAGGTTGTCGTTTTGCATCCCGTTGTCCCTTGGTTCAGCCCGTCTGTAAAGAGCAGACTCCCGTTCTGGAAGAGATGGCTCCCGGGCATCATGTTGCCTGTCATGTGGTGAAAGGTTCTTTCTGA